Proteins encoded by one window of Blautia faecicola:
- a CDS encoding YunG family protein — MKYRFWGWEHADAKAITAEYKGIETPVDLYDALSHVWCADTCAPRMRQNWTKENMTLGQCSITAFLAQDIFGGKVYGILRPGGNYHCYNVIRDCKFDLTSEQFGDEVLDYEENPEQFREVHFAKEEKRMRYEKLKEELKKYCERN; from the coding sequence ATGAAATATAGATTTTGGGGATGGGAACACGCAGATGCAAAAGCGATTACAGCCGAATATAAAGGGATCGAGACACCTGTTGATTTATACGATGCATTATCACATGTCTGGTGTGCGGATACCTGTGCGCCGCGGATGAGGCAGAACTGGACAAAAGAAAATATGACACTGGGACAGTGTTCGATCACCGCTTTTCTGGCTCAGGATATCTTCGGCGGTAAAGTGTACGGAATCCTCAGACCGGGTGGAAATTATCACTGCTATAATGTGATCAGAGACTGTAAGTTTGATCTTACCAGTGAGCAGTTCGGCGATGAAGTACTGGACTATGAGGAGAATCCTGAACAGTTTCGGGAAGTGCATTTTGCGAAGGAAGAGAAGCGGATGCGGTACGAGAAGTTGAAAGAAGAATTGAAGAAGTATTGCGAAAGAAACTAG
- a CDS encoding carboxylesterase/lipase family protein: MGNYFVCSKTDPIVETKAGKIRGFRINTTYTFHGIHYAEADRFQMPQPIKPWTGIKDALSYGYVCPLLKQDEPNMEVLVPHRYWPQNEHCQNLNIWTQSLDPDAKKPVMVWLHGGGFSAGSSIEHVAYEGDHLSEFGDVVVVSVNHRLNILGYLDLSPFSEKYKNSANAGNADMVAALEWIHDNIANFGGDPENVTIFGQSGGGMKVATLMNTPAADGLFQKGIIESGVYEACIYQKEDGDGTEIVKALLEELKLDASEIEKLETIPYYELANAYNNVEKKVAAKGCYIGQGPLENDWFLGNPIKCGFTDHAKTIPVIVGSNIGEFDFGPVVPGKHDMNREELITFLTRKYADATPELISLFEKAYPDKSIADLWSVDTFFRPATIEFIRQKSEFSEAPTYSYQFTYEFPIDGGKAAWHCAEIPFVFHNIDRVAVCNVPGETDRLQERMTTAWINFARYGSPETPSLPKWPASTPGDEATMIFDKTCEVRHNFDHKLVKKLSETEFNPMTPVVENEETDAFFIH; encoded by the coding sequence ATGGGAAATTATTTTGTATGCAGTAAAACAGATCCAATAGTGGAAACAAAGGCTGGAAAGATCCGCGGTTTCCGCATAAACACCACATATACATTCCACGGAATCCATTACGCTGAGGCTGACCGTTTCCAGATGCCTCAACCGATAAAACCGTGGACAGGAATCAAAGACGCATTGTCTTATGGCTATGTATGTCCGTTGTTAAAGCAGGATGAGCCTAACATGGAGGTTCTGGTGCCCCACCGTTACTGGCCCCAGAACGAACATTGTCAAAATCTGAACATCTGGACCCAAAGTCTTGATCCGGATGCGAAAAAGCCTGTAATGGTGTGGCTTCACGGAGGCGGTTTCAGTGCCGGGTCATCCATTGAACATGTAGCCTATGAGGGCGATCACTTAAGTGAGTTCGGTGATGTGGTTGTGGTTTCCGTGAATCATCGTCTGAATATTCTCGGCTATCTGGATCTCTCTCCATTCAGTGAAAAATATAAGAATTCTGCTAATGCCGGAAACGCTGACATGGTGGCTGCATTGGAGTGGATCCATGACAATATTGCCAACTTTGGCGGAGACCCGGAAAATGTCACGATTTTCGGTCAGTCCGGTGGCGGCATGAAGGTGGCAACCCTTATGAATACTCCTGCAGCAGATGGTCTGTTTCAGAAGGGTATCATTGAAAGCGGTGTTTATGAGGCATGTATTTATCAGAAAGAGGACGGGGACGGCACCGAGATCGTGAAAGCCCTTTTAGAAGAGTTGAAGCTGGATGCATCTGAGATAGAAAAGCTGGAGACGATTCCTTATTATGAACTGGCAAACGCCTATAATAACGTAGAAAAGAAGGTGGCTGCAAAGGGATGCTATATCGGACAGGGCCCCCTGGAAAACGACTGGTTCCTCGGGAATCCAATCAAATGTGGATTTACTGATCATGCCAAAACGATTCCGGTGATTGTGGGATCTAATATCGGTGAGTTCGATTTTGGTCCCGTTGTGCCCGGAAAGCATGATATGAACCGTGAGGAACTTATCACATTTCTGACAAGAAAATATGCCGATGCAACACCGGAGTTGATCTCTCTGTTTGAGAAGGCATATCCGGACAAATCAATTGCCGACCTGTGGTCAGTGGACACTTTCTTTCGTCCGGCAACCATCGAATTCATTCGCCAGAAATCAGAGTTTTCTGAAGCACCTACCTATTCCTACCAGTTTACTTATGAGTTCCCGATTGACGGGGGAAAAGCCGCATGGCACTGTGCTGAGATTCCATTCGTATTCCACAACATCGACCGAGTGGCTGTCTGCAACGTCCCAGGTGAAACCGACCGTCTCCAGGAACGCATGACCACTGCCTGGATCAATTTTGCCCGATATGGCAGTCCGGAAACTCCATCTCTCCCGAAGTGGCCGGCATCTACCCCGGGTGACGAGGCAACCATGATTTTCGACAAGACCTGCGAAGTCCGTCACAACTTTGATCACAAGCTGGTAAAGAAACTTTCGGAAACGGAGTTCAACCCGATGACTCCTGTTGTGGAAAATGAGGAAACTGACGCTTTCTTTATCCATTGA
- a CDS encoding response regulator transcription factor, giving the protein MGKLKILVVDDESRMRKLVKDFLMKKDFDVLEAGDGEQAVDIFFEEKDIALIILDVMMPKMDGWQVCREIRAHSRVPIIMLTAKSDERDELMGFDLGVDEYISKPFSPKILVARVEAILRRSGHGEQEDVLACGGIELNKTAHMVSVDGKNIELSFKEFELLTYFMENQGIALSREKILNHVWNYDYFGDARTIDTHVKKLRSKMGDKGDYIKTIWGMGYKFEVDQ; this is encoded by the coding sequence ATGGGAAAACTGAAGATTCTGGTTGTGGATGACGAGAGCAGAATGCGGAAACTGGTAAAAGATTTCCTGATGAAAAAAGATTTTGATGTGCTGGAAGCCGGTGACGGAGAACAGGCGGTAGATATATTTTTTGAAGAGAAAGACATTGCTTTGATTATTCTGGATGTCATGATGCCAAAGATGGACGGATGGCAGGTATGTCGTGAGATTCGCGCACACTCCAGGGTTCCGATCATTATGCTGACAGCAAAAAGTGATGAACGGGATGAGCTGATGGGCTTCGACCTGGGAGTGGATGAGTATATTTCCAAACCCTTCAGTCCAAAGATTCTGGTTGCCAGAGTAGAGGCAATCCTTCGAAGATCCGGTCACGGAGAACAGGAAGATGTGCTGGCATGCGGCGGTATTGAACTGAACAAAACAGCACATATGGTCAGCGTGGACGGGAAAAATATCGAACTGAGTTTCAAGGAGTTTGAACTGCTGACCTACTTTATGGAAAATCAGGGAATTGCATTATCCAGAGAAAAAATCCTGAATCATGTATGGAATTATGATTATTTCGGAGATGCCCGAACGATTGATACCCATGTAAAAAAACTGCGAAGCAAAATGGGAGATAAAGGAGATTATATCAAAACAATCTGGGGCATGGGATATAAGTTCGAGGTAGACCAATGA
- a CDS encoding AAA family ATPase encodes MKNCKEMAARWNVTERTISAFCKAGKIPGAVKIGKSWQIPDDAQKPADGRVQSGKYIKRTSNEYKPLPIGISDYIRAQAEYYYVDKTMMIKEFLDQKPLVSLFTRPRRFGKTLNMDMLRVFFEISDEDTCRFFTDKKIWKCGESYRSHQGKYPVIFLTFKDVKFTSWEATRDKIRSLLQEEYGRHENILSGDRLAEYEKEYFIRILDGTASEVDLSSALEKLSKMLTEYYGTAPIIIIDEYDTPIQEGYSQNFYQEIIGFMRNFFSGAFKDNRYLSYGFLTGILRIAQESIFSGLNNLTVNSVLDEEYDEYFGFTDAEVREMLQYYGALGKYQELKEWYDGYLFGKEEIYNPWSVINYIAKGYIPQAYWVNTGKNEILEDVLKNATDDITERLYALLQGERVVAKIDQNVVYRSLSEDPANIYSLLLVAGYLKAPGKELQADGSWLCEVSIPNREIAAVYKSEILSHLLQVGAITRTTANKIAESLYSNDSDRMQKAIAEYLDRSISFYDTGAEGFYHGLVLGLIALMDNQYRIKSNRESGDGRYDISLIPRTEKHPGILMELKWKNGLDEKMLERLAEEALHQMKNKRYDTEMREEGIGKILKFGIAFSGKKVKIMTE; translated from the coding sequence ATGAAGAACTGTAAAGAAATGGCTGCACGCTGGAACGTTACAGAACGTACCATAAGCGCGTTCTGTAAGGCGGGTAAGATTCCCGGTGCTGTAAAAATTGGGAAAAGCTGGCAGATTCCGGATGACGCACAAAAACCGGCAGATGGAAGAGTACAGTCCGGTAAATATATAAAACGGACATCGAATGAATATAAACCACTTCCAATCGGGATTTCTGATTATATCCGGGCGCAGGCAGAGTATTATTATGTAGATAAAACAATGATGATCAAAGAATTTCTGGATCAGAAACCCCTGGTATCTTTATTTACCAGACCGAGACGATTTGGAAAAACACTGAATATGGATATGCTCAGAGTATTTTTTGAAATATCCGATGAGGATACCTGCAGATTTTTTACAGATAAAAAGATCTGGAAATGCGGAGAAAGCTATCGGTCTCATCAGGGGAAATATCCGGTTATCTTCCTTACCTTTAAAGATGTAAAATTTACTTCCTGGGAAGCAACAAGAGACAAGATTCGAAGCCTGTTACAGGAAGAATATGGAAGGCATGAAAATATTCTTTCCGGAGACAGACTCGCGGAATATGAAAAAGAGTATTTTATAAGAATTCTGGATGGAACAGCGTCAGAAGTTGATCTGAGCAGTGCTCTGGAAAAACTGTCAAAGATGCTGACGGAATATTACGGAACCGCACCGATTATTATTATCGACGAATACGATACGCCGATTCAGGAAGGGTATTCGCAGAACTTCTATCAGGAAATCATTGGATTTATGAGAAACTTTTTTTCCGGAGCATTCAAAGATAACCGCTATCTTTCCTATGGATTCCTTACCGGGATTCTGCGGATTGCCCAGGAGAGCATTTTCAGTGGGTTGAATAATCTGACGGTGAATTCGGTACTGGATGAAGAATATGATGAATATTTCGGATTTACGGATGCAGAAGTACGTGAGATGCTGCAATATTATGGTGCTTTGGGAAAATACCAGGAACTGAAAGAGTGGTATGATGGGTATCTTTTTGGAAAAGAAGAGATATACAACCCATGGTCCGTAATTAATTATATTGCAAAAGGATATATCCCACAGGCATACTGGGTAAATACCGGAAAAAATGAAATCCTCGAAGATGTTCTGAAGAATGCAACGGATGATATTACCGAACGCTTGTATGCGCTTTTACAGGGGGAGCGGGTGGTTGCGAAGATTGATCAGAATGTTGTATATCGTTCTCTTTCCGAGGATCCTGCAAATATTTACAGCCTGTTACTGGTAGCCGGTTATCTGAAAGCACCGGGAAAAGAATTGCAGGCAGATGGATCCTGGCTGTGTGAAGTATCCATTCCGAATCGGGAAATTGCAGCTGTTTATAAAAGTGAAATATTATCGCATCTGCTGCAGGTCGGAGCCATCACAAGAACGACGGCGAATAAAATTGCAGAGAGCCTCTACAGCAACGATTCTGACAGAATGCAAAAGGCAATTGCGGAATATCTGGATCGCTCGATCAGTTTTTATGATACCGGAGCAGAAGGATTTTATCATGGACTGGTTCTCGGACTCATCGCATTGATGGATAATCAGTACAGAATAAAATCCAACAGAGAGTCGGGAGACGGAAGATACGATATCAGTTTGATCCCCAGAACAGAAAAACATCCGGGAATTCTGATGGAACTGAAGTGGAAAAACGGTCTGGATGAGAAGATGCTGGAACGTCTTGCCGAAGAAGCACTGCATCAGATGAAAAATAAAAGATATGATACGGAAATGCGGGAAGAAGGCATTGGAAAAATTCTAAAATTCGGAATTGCATTTTCCGGTAAGAAAGTGAAAATTATGACAGAGTAG
- a CDS encoding DUF2284 domain-containing protein, which yields MNLVKEAIDLGFSNAAVMDTKQLVFVPEYRIFCEENRCGCYNINPACPPSCGTAEEMKQRAFRYKNTLVLQTTLEDSRDPARYKKDKLRHNIMTEKLAGKMEEEGIKDILIMTAGPYKHNSCMSAYCVDAQKMADAAGMLCWENDGMLRYFSQILYS from the coding sequence ATGAATCTTGTGAAAGAAGCAATAGATCTGGGATTTTCAAATGCTGCCGTTATGGATACAAAGCAACTGGTTTTTGTGCCGGAATATCGAATCTTTTGTGAAGAAAACAGGTGCGGCTGTTATAATATAAATCCTGCATGTCCACCGAGTTGTGGAACGGCAGAAGAAATGAAACAGCGTGCATTTCGTTATAAGAATACTTTGGTACTGCAGACCACGTTGGAAGATAGCCGGGATCCGGCTCGATATAAGAAAGACAAGCTTCGACATAATATAATGACAGAAAAGCTTGCCGGAAAGATGGAAGAAGAGGGGATAAAAGATATTTTAATTATGACTGCCGGACCATATAAACACAATTCATGTATGTCGGCATACTGTGTGGATGCGCAGAAAATGGCAGATGCCGCAGGGATGCTGTGCTGGGAGAATGATGGAATGTTGAGGTATTTCTCGCAGATTCTTTATTCGTAA
- a CDS encoding HAMP domain-containing sensor histidine kinase, giving the protein MKKSKSIRWQITGAFLGFLVLALGLIIFLNMTFMEQYYLENKKEILKTSYETIAKEYDAVDKTDTLKFASTNNLSFVIIDWNGSEPEGYSNLRDSESKKLAAKLFGYIYNFEPKGDKIIEKTNNYTIQFNRDASLNMEFLEIWGTLDDGVNFIVRSPIESIQKSIALSNRFYLMVALGVCVIGAAFIAFLAKRLTKPLTELTEISRRMANLDFDVKYTSGGEDEIGVLGHNFNQMSETLEQTISELKTANNELQKDIEKKEEIDEMRKEFLSNVSHELKTPIALIQGYAEGLQDNINDDEESRQFYCDVIIDEAGKMNQMVKKLLTLNQLEFGNDQVNMERFDLTSLIQGVIQSSQILAQQAEVEIMFHQTEPLHVWGDEFKVEEVITNYVTNAIHYAKNERKIDIRCTQENGVIRTSVFNTGDAIPEEELDKIWIKFYKVDKARTREYGGSGIGLSIVKAIMESMNQQCGVKNYDNGVEFWFTLDTTLSGNQE; this is encoded by the coding sequence ATGAAAAAATCAAAATCCATACGCTGGCAGATAACAGGAGCATTTCTTGGCTTTCTGGTACTCGCTCTGGGATTGATCATTTTTTTGAATATGACATTCATGGAGCAGTATTATCTGGAGAATAAAAAAGAAATATTGAAAACCAGTTATGAAACGATAGCCAAAGAATACGACGCGGTGGATAAGACAGACACATTAAAGTTTGCATCTACCAATAACCTGTCGTTTGTTATCATTGACTGGAATGGATCTGAACCGGAAGGTTACAGCAATCTGCGGGACAGTGAATCAAAAAAACTTGCAGCAAAATTATTCGGATATATTTATAATTTTGAGCCCAAGGGCGATAAGATCATTGAGAAAACAAATAATTATACGATTCAGTTTAACAGGGATGCCAGTCTGAACATGGAATTTCTGGAAATCTGGGGTACGCTGGATGACGGTGTGAATTTTATTGTACGATCACCGATAGAAAGCATTCAGAAAAGTATTGCATTATCCAATCGATTTTATCTGATGGTGGCGTTAGGTGTGTGTGTGATCGGTGCTGCATTTATCGCTTTTCTGGCAAAACGTCTGACAAAACCGCTGACGGAACTTACAGAGATCTCCAGACGAATGGCGAATCTGGACTTTGATGTAAAATATACCAGTGGCGGAGAAGATGAGATCGGTGTGCTGGGACACAATTTTAATCAGATGTCAGAAACCCTGGAACAGACGATTTCGGAACTGAAGACGGCAAATAATGAACTGCAGAAAGACATTGAAAAAAAAGAAGAAATTGATGAGATGCGAAAAGAATTTCTGTCGAATGTTTCCCATGAGCTGAAAACGCCGATCGCATTGATTCAGGGGTATGCAGAAGGTCTGCAGGATAATATTAACGATGATGAAGAAAGCCGTCAGTTCTATTGTGATGTGATTATAGATGAAGCGGGAAAGATGAACCAGATGGTGAAGAAACTGCTGACACTGAATCAGCTGGAATTTGGTAATGATCAGGTGAATATGGAACGTTTTGATCTGACATCTCTGATACAGGGAGTGATCCAGTCTTCCCAGATTCTGGCACAGCAGGCTGAAGTTGAGATTATGTTCCACCAGACAGAACCTCTGCATGTGTGGGGAGATGAATTCAAGGTGGAAGAGGTCATCACAAACTATGTCACCAATGCGATTCATTATGCTAAAAATGAAAGGAAAATAGATATCCGATGTACCCAGGAGAATGGTGTGATCCGCACCTCGGTTTTCAATACCGGAGATGCGATTCCGGAAGAAGAACTGGATAAGATCTGGATCAAATTTTATAAAGTAGACAAAGCAAGGACGAGAGAGTACGGCGGAAGTGGTATCGGTCTGTCTATCGTAAAAGCGATCATGGAGTCTATGAATCAGCAGTGTGGTGTGAAAAATTATGATAATGGAGTGGAATTCTGGTTTACACTGGATACTACATTGTCAGGAAATCAGGAATAA
- a CDS encoding FKBP-type peptidyl-prolyl cis-trans isomerase, whose protein sequence is MKIAVTYENGKVFQHFGKTETFKVYEVEEGKVISSEVIGSNGEGHGALAGVLEGQGVDVLICGGLGGGAQAALAEAGIEVCSGAEGDADQAVEAYLKGELISTGVNCDHHHEEEEGHSCGSNCGDGGCSGCGGGCGSHQPSFEGPNVGKICRTHYRGTFNDGSQFDSSYDRGEPLEFTCGAGQMILGFDKAVATMKVGEKVTVHLMPEEAYGMSDPNAIFTVEIAQLPGSEDLTVGQQVYLSNQYGQPFPVKVNAKDEKTITFDANHEMAGKELNFEIELVEVK, encoded by the coding sequence ATGAAAATAGCGGTAACATATGAAAATGGAAAGGTATTTCAGCACTTTGGAAAGACAGAAACATTTAAAGTATATGAAGTGGAAGAGGGAAAAGTAATTTCCAGTGAAGTGATCGGTTCCAACGGAGAAGGTCACGGAGCTCTTGCCGGAGTGTTAGAAGGTCAGGGAGTTGATGTACTGATCTGCGGAGGTCTTGGTGGTGGCGCACAGGCAGCACTGGCAGAGGCGGGAATCGAAGTATGTTCCGGAGCAGAAGGTGATGCTGATCAGGCAGTGGAAGCATACCTGAAAGGAGAACTGATATCTACCGGCGTAAATTGTGATCATCATCATGAAGAAGAGGAAGGACATTCCTGCGGATCGAACTGTGGCGACGGCGGATGCAGCGGCTGCGGTGGTGGCTGCGGAAGTCATCAGCCGTCATTTGAAGGACCAAATGTAGGAAAAATCTGCCGGACACATTACAGAGGAACATTTAACGATGGTTCTCAGTTCGACAGCTCCTATGACCGTGGCGAACCACTGGAATTTACCTGCGGTGCCGGACAGATGATCCTTGGTTTTGATAAAGCAGTAGCCACAATGAAAGTCGGTGAGAAGGTTACCGTTCATCTGATGCCGGAAGAAGCTTATGGCATGTCGGATCCAAATGCGATTTTTACTGTGGAGATCGCCCAGCTTCCAGGTTCCGAAGACCTTACCGTGGGACAGCAGGTGTATCTCTCCAACCAGTACGGTCAGCCATTCCCGGTGAAGGTAAATGCGAAAGATGAAAAGACGATTACATTTGACGCAAACCATGAGATGGCTGGAAAAGAACTGAACTTTGAGATTGAACTGGTGGAAGTGAAATAA